Part of the Plasmodium malariae genome assembly, chromosome: 9 genome is shown below.
ATTGGCTTCTATATCATCTTACACACACAATATGAAGTGGCAACAGCGAAAATGAATGTAGTCATAGTGCTAGTAGTGATAATACCCATAGCGGCAATGTGGTAATAATTAGCgcttatatatgtacccCCCCCCTATATACATTATGCACGACACACCTCCCCTGTTCTGATCCCTTTCAAAATTCAAGTCGTTCCAACATCCGTCGCTTCATATATAAACCAAGAAATTTGCATCACCTTCtctttgtatatatatgagtacCTGTTTCAATTTAcgttaattttaaaaatatcttcTAGATTTAATTTTGGTGTTTGCACACTGTGCGATTcgattatattattataattttcactagtaatatttattagaaGTATGAAGTCAAGTTTTggtattctttttttttttttttttttttcatctttttcgTCTACTATTATTAAGGTGGAGAATTCTTCGCAGTCGTTTACCAGATCTTTATAAACATCATCCTtgaaatttatatcttttttaaaattattaaaagcaTGATTATAAATCTTCATCATTTTAGTTGCTTCTAGTTCTACATTCGTAGCtaattctttattaatacaataaatagaataattaataaaattataatcatCATTATTTGAGCAGTCCATTGAATTGTAATgatgataaatataattatttttttgttttttatttatatccaTTTTATCCTGGGTACTTGTACGTACTAATAAGTTTTCTATCAAGTCAAATATTCCTGAATTCGCTTCATTGAAGCTGTTATACTTGTTTGTTATTAGTTCCCCTATACTTTCTTGGTTCATTGTCGGTTCAAGcatttcctttattttatcGAAGAACCACTCATTTGCCAAGGGAAAAACAGAATTCTCTTTTTCCCGCGTCTGTGGCTGTTCCAGCGATTCTCCCGCTTTGTTCTTGTCTCCAAATTCGTCTATCTCTAGCACATCTTTTTCTACTCCCACGTTATCCTCTACTATTACTCCTTCCGGTTCTACCTCTCTCTCCTCAATTCCCACTTCTACCCCTTGGGAAAAAGCTACTTCTCTTTTCTCATTCGAAGGAAGACTTTCACTGTTTATGTttaaattgtatttatttgtacCCTCATCACTTGGGTAGTAGTCCGCATATGAGCTCAGGTCACTTAGAAATGGtgatatatttctattttctgCACTTAGgtgtatttctttttttctttccttttccttttttttttccttttccttttccttttccttttttttttccttttccttttccttttcctttttttttttccttttccttttccttttctttttttttttccttttccttcttttctacttttttttttttttccttcttctgCTCATCCTCTATTATCTTTTTGTGTCTAACTGAATCATCAGCACTATCATTCACAGTATCCCAAGCAGTTTCGTCGACGGGTTCTTTTACCAGTTCAGCTACTGTTTCGTCAACGAGTTCTTTATCTGAATGCTTCTCACtttttgcattattattatcttcattattttcttcctcttcGTTCTGTTTATCCTTTTAGGGTAAATGAAAAGATATGGGAAATGAgatgtaaataaaaagaaatacatgGAGGgggagaaaataaaaaacaaaaagaatgTGAGAATACAATGTAACAAAAGTAAACGCAAA
Proteins encoded:
- the PmUG01_09037100 gene encoding conserved Plasmodium protein, unknown function, whose amino-acid sequence is MWNFINYNNDQGNDNAANNNFTLWNILGYAVRRKEKKEKKKDKQNEEEENNEDNNNAKSEKHSDKELVDETVAELVKEPVDETAWDTVNDSADDSEKEKEKKKEKEKEKEKKKEKERKKEIHLSAENRNISPFLSDLSSYADYYPSDEGTNKYNLNINSESLPSNEKREVAFSQGVEVGIEEREVEPEGVIVEDNVGVEKDVLEIDEFGDKNKAGESLEQPQTREKENSVFPLANEWFFDKIKEMLEPTMNQESIGELITNKYNSFNEANSGIFDLIENLLVRTSTQDKMDINKKQKNNYIYHHYNSMDCSNNDDYNFINYSIYCINKELATNVELEATKMMKIYNHAFNNFKKDINFKDDVYKDLVNDCEEFSTLIIVDEKDEKKKKKKRIPKLDFILLINITSENYNNIIESHSVQTPKLNLEDIFKINVN